One Malania oleifera isolate guangnan ecotype guangnan chromosome 10, ASM2987363v1, whole genome shotgun sequence genomic region harbors:
- the LOC131165756 gene encoding laccase-12-like produces the protein MENFTGRRCSSLLLGLLLLLSFSSLLSSANAETRFYDFVVQATPVKRLCKTHNTITVNGQYPGPTLEVNNGDTLVVNVVNRARYNVTIHWHGIRQMRTGWADGPEFVTQCPIRPGGSYTYRFTIQGQEGTLWWHAHSSWLRATVYGGLIIRPPLGASYPFPKPKRETPILLGEWWDANPIDVVRQATRTGATPNVSDAYTINGQPGDFYNCSSKDTVIVPVDSGETNLLRVVNSALNQELFFTIANHKLTVVAADASYTKPFTTSVIMLGPGQTTDVLITADQPPARYYMAARAYSSAQGAPFDNTTTTAILEYKSAPCPAKGLRTIPVNASLPAFNDTATATAFTTSFRSLRKVELPNEVDENLFFTVGLGLNNCPPGQRPRNCQGPNGTRFTASMNNVSFVLPSSFSLLQAHQQGIPGVFTTDFPPAPPVKFDYTGNVSRGLWQPVPGTKLYKLKYGARVQLVIQGTSIFTAENHPIHLHGYDFYILAEGFGNFNPKTDTAKFNLVDPPLRNTVGVPVNGWAVIRFVADNPGVWLMHCHLDVHITWGLAMAFLVENGIGELQTLEPPPLDLPLC, from the exons ATGGAGAACTTCACCGGCCGCCGGTGCTCTTCCCTCCTACTTGGTCTTTTGCTTCTCCTTTCTTTTTCATCACTGCTGTCCTCGGCAAATGCAGAAACTCGCTTCTATGATTTTGTG GTGCAAGCAACGCCAGTGAAGAGGCTGTGCAAAACCCATAACACCATTACTGTGAACGGCCAGTACCCGGGGCCAACCTTGGAGGTCAACAATGGAGACACCCTTGTGGTTAATGTCGTGAATAGAGCTCGCTACAATGTCACCATTCACTG GCATGGGATAAGGCAGATGAGAACGGGATGGGCAGACGGGCCAGAATTTGTGACACAGTGCCCGATAAGGCCCGGAGGAAGCTACACGTATAGGTTCACAATCCAGGGACAGGAAGGCACGCTGTGGTGGCACGCCCACAGCTCCTGGCTGAGAGCCACCGTTTACGGCGGTCTCATCATTCGTCCTCCGCTGGGCGCCTCCTACCCTTTCCCCAAGCCGAAGCGCGAAACTCCCATTCTTCTCG GGGAGTGGTGGGATGCAAACCCGATTGATGTAGTGAGACAGGCGACAAGAACAGGGGCGACGCCCAACGTGTCGGACGCATACACCATCAACGGTCAGCCTGGTGATTTTTACAACTGCTCTAGCAAAG ATACCGTCATCGTCCCGGTGGACTCCGGCGAGACCAACCTTCTCCGCGTCGTCAACTCCGCCCTCAACCAAGAACTATTCTTCACCATCGCCAACCACAAGCTCACCGTCGTCGCCGCCGATGCCTCCTATACCAAACCCTTCACCACCTCCGTCATCATGCTCGGCCCCGGCCAGACCACCGACGTTCTGATCACCGCCGACCAGCCCCCCGCTCGCTACTACATGGCGGCGCGCGCCTACTCCAGCGCCCAGGGCGCCCCCTTCGACAACACCACCACCACCGCCATCCTCGAGTACAAGTCTGCCCCTTGCCCCGCCAAGGGCCTCCGCACCATCCCTGTCAACGCCTCCCTCCCGGCGTTCAACGACACCGCCACCGCCACCGCGTTCACTACCAGCTTCCGAAGCCTCAGGAAAGTCGAACTCCCCAACGAGGTCGACGAGAACCTCTTCTTCACAGTCGGCCTCGGGCTCAACAACTGCCCGCCCGGCCAACGGCCGCGCAACTGCCAGGGCCCCAATGGCACCCGCTTCACGGCGAGCATGAACAATGTCTCCTTCGTGCTTCCCTCGAGTTTCTCGCTCCTTCAAGCTCATCAGCAGGGCATACCCGGAGTGTTCACCACCGATTTCCCGCCGGCGCCGCCCGTGAAATTCGACTACACCGGCAACGTGAGCCGCGGGCTGTGGCAGCCCGTTCCGGGGACTAAATTGTACAAGTTGAAATACGGGGCCAGAGTTCAACTGGTTATACAGGGAACGAGCATTTTCACGGCGGAGAACCACCCAATTCATCTCCATGGCTACGATTTCTACATTCTTGCAGAGGGTTTCGGGAATTTCAACCCCAAAACCGACACCGCTAAATTCAATCTAGTTGATCCGCCGCTGAGGAACACCGTGGGAGTGCCGGTGAACGGGTGGGCAGTCATCCGATTCGTCGCCGATAACCCAG GGGTCTGGCTGATGCACTGCCACTTGGATGTTCATATTACATGGGGTCTGGCCATGGCTTTTCTGGTGGAGAATGGAATCGGAGAGCTGCAGACATTAGAGCCTCCTCCGTTGGATCTGCCTCTCTGCTAG